A DNA window from Trueperaceae bacterium contains the following coding sequences:
- a CDS encoding homoserine O-acetyltransferase: MKERDPRRGAPAGAEDDAPLRLVHETWGDHEALLARTRGLPGGRVGRVRTRTMRIADAHDPLPLERGGTLAPVDLAYETYGHPNAAGDNAVLVAHALTGSAHAAGTHDDEQVPGWWDPLIGPGKAIDTDRFFVVSINVLGGCYGSTGPASLRPDGAAPWGPAFPRYTMRDVVRAQKRLLERLGVTRLAAVIGGSMGGMQVLEWAAMEPTFVGSIVPIASCARHSAWAIGLNAVARRAITADPAWNGGRYPLEAQPEAGLGLARAVAMMSYRSFDSLEAKFGRDRVDASREADAAADEGRSDVLARMLSVGFEIESYLAYQGVKLSQRFDANTYLYLTRAMDDHDLAEGRGPLREVLGAMTMPALVLGIDTDVLYPEAEQRAIAERLPNAQYATLRSPHGHDAFLIEFPQLAAHLRRFLQAL, from the coding sequence GTGAAGGAGCGCGACCCGCGGCGGGGGGCGCCGGCCGGCGCGGAGGACGACGCGCCGTTGCGCCTGGTGCACGAGACGTGGGGCGACCACGAGGCGTTGCTGGCGCGCACGCGGGGGCTGCCGGGCGGACGGGTGGGGCGCGTGCGGACGCGGACGATGCGCATCGCGGACGCGCACGACCCGTTGCCGCTGGAGCGGGGCGGGACGCTGGCGCCGGTCGATCTGGCCTACGAGACGTACGGGCACCCGAACGCCGCGGGCGACAACGCCGTCCTGGTCGCGCACGCCCTGACGGGGAGCGCGCACGCGGCGGGGACGCACGACGACGAGCAGGTGCCCGGTTGGTGGGACCCGTTGATCGGGCCGGGGAAGGCGATCGATACCGACCGCTTCTTCGTGGTGTCGATCAACGTCCTGGGCGGGTGCTACGGCTCGACGGGCCCGGCCAGCCTCCGGCCCGACGGGGCGGCGCCGTGGGGGCCGGCGTTCCCGCGCTACACGATGCGCGACGTCGTGCGGGCGCAGAAGCGGCTGCTGGAGCGGCTCGGGGTGACGCGGCTCGCGGCGGTGATCGGCGGGTCGATGGGCGGCATGCAGGTCCTCGAGTGGGCGGCGATGGAGCCCACGTTCGTGGGGTCGATCGTGCCGATCGCGAGTTGTGCGCGGCATTCGGCGTGGGCGATCGGCTTGAACGCCGTCGCGCGGCGCGCCATCACCGCCGACCCCGCGTGGAACGGGGGGCGCTACCCCCTCGAGGCGCAACCGGAGGCGGGGTTGGGGTTGGCGCGGGCGGTCGCGATGATGTCGTACCGGTCGTTCGACTCGCTGGAGGCGAAGTTCGGGCGGGACCGCGTCGACGCGTCGCGGGAGGCGGACGCCGCCGCGGACGAGGGCCGCTCGGACGTGCTGGCGCGGATGTTGTCGGTCGGGTTCGAGATCGAGAGTTACCTCGCCTACCAGGGCGTGAAGTTGTCGCAGCGGTTCGACGCGAACACGTACCTGTACCTGACGCGGGCGATGGACGACCACGACCTGGCGGAGGGACGCGGTCCGTTGCGGGAGGTGCTGGGTGCGATGACGATGCCGGCGTTGGTGCTCGGCATCGATACCGACGTGCTGTACCCCGAGGCGGAGCAGCGCGCCATCGCCGAGCGTCTCCCGAACGCGCAGTACGCGACGCTCCGGAGTCCGCACGGGCACGACGCGTTCCTGATCGAGTTCCCGCAGCTCGCGGCGCACCTCCGGCGGTTCCTGCAGGCCCTCTGA